Proteins encoded within one genomic window of Flavobacterium gilvum:
- a CDS encoding phosphoadenylyl-sulfate reductase, with protein sequence MSTAIANSLLEKTAGFSIEETLSFLANEYQGKVVFSTSFGQEDQVITALIAKNELPITIFTLDTGRLFQETYDVFHKTVKKYKVAIQAYFPDANDVENLLNKKGPNSFYESVENRKECCFIRKVAPLTKALKGNEIWITGLRAEQSENRNSLAAFEYDAHFNIIKFNPLLKWSLEDVQKYIDENNVPQNALHKKGFVSIGCAPCTRAIVEGEDIRAGRWWWESSHKECGLHQK encoded by the coding sequence ATGAGCACAGCGATAGCAAATAGTTTATTGGAAAAAACGGCAGGTTTCTCAATTGAAGAAACTTTGTCATTTTTGGCTAATGAATATCAGGGGAAGGTGGTTTTTTCGACTTCTTTTGGTCAGGAAGATCAGGTGATAACAGCTTTAATTGCCAAAAATGAGTTGCCAATTACCATTTTTACATTGGATACCGGCAGATTGTTTCAAGAAACTTATGATGTTTTTCATAAAACGGTTAAGAAATACAAAGTGGCAATTCAAGCCTATTTTCCAGATGCGAATGACGTGGAAAATTTGTTGAATAAAAAAGGACCGAACAGTTTTTACGAATCGGTGGAGAACAGAAAAGAATGTTGTTTCATTCGAAAAGTAGCTCCGTTGACAAAAGCCTTGAAAGGAAATGAAATTTGGATTACAGGTTTGCGAGCCGAACAATCGGAAAACAGAAATAGTTTAGCCGCCTTTGAATATGATGCTCATTTTAATATCATCAAATTCAATCCGTTGTTGAAATGGAGTTTGGAAGACGTTCAAAAATATATTGATGAGAATAATGTGCCACAAAATGCCTTACACAAAAAGGGATTTGTAAGCATTGGTTGTGCACCTTGTACCAGAGCTATTGTAGAAGGAGAAGACATCAGAGCAGGAAGATGGTGGTGGGAGTCCAGTCATAAAGAATGTGGATTGCACCAAAAGTGA
- a CDS encoding porin, with amino-acid sequence MKKVLFTSLLLVSFVVNAQDINNGTNSAKNKEEIKKEVIRIMDSINSKDQAQREKVEAAEKVAWYRKISFRGYVQVRYNGLFSTNDRVSCDQCDKSWGTTSTDPDAESNNGFFIRRARLVFSGQILPNLYFYFQPDFASSPSSGVNNFAQLRDAYFDLSFDKKREYRVRVGQSKVPYGFENLQSSQNRLTLDRNDGFNSAVANERDLGVFFYWAPSEIRERFDMLVKDGYKGSGDYGAFAFGVYNGQTSNKSEGNRNLHVVTRFTYPFVIGDQIIEPGIQAYTGKWAFTSEISPGVITDFSNPKYVTDERIGASFVLYPKPFGIQTEYNFGKGPRYNKNDNTIEVTDLNGGYITLNYKWDVNLAKHHLLYPFAKFQYYDGGKKFEKDARSYVVRDYELGVEWQPFKAFEFTAEWVIADRTFEDSVLPDNRQQGNLLRLQAQFNF; translated from the coding sequence ATGAAAAAAGTGTTATTTACAAGTTTACTTCTTGTTTCCTTCGTCGTTAATGCTCAAGATATAAACAATGGGACTAATAGTGCCAAAAATAAGGAGGAAATTAAGAAAGAGGTCATTCGCATTATGGACTCTATTAATTCGAAAGATCAAGCGCAGCGGGAAAAAGTAGAAGCTGCTGAAAAAGTCGCTTGGTACCGAAAGATTTCCTTCAGAGGTTATGTTCAGGTAAGATACAACGGATTGTTTTCTACAAACGACAGAGTTTCTTGTGATCAATGCGACAAATCCTGGGGGACAACTTCAACTGATCCCGATGCAGAATCGAATAACGGTTTTTTTATACGCCGTGCCCGATTGGTATTTTCAGGTCAAATTTTGCCAAATTTATATTTTTATTTTCAACCTGATTTTGCTAGTTCACCTTCCAGCGGGGTCAATAATTTTGCCCAATTGAGAGATGCTTATTTTGATTTGTCTTTTGATAAAAAAAGAGAATATCGGGTTAGAGTCGGTCAAAGTAAAGTGCCTTATGGATTTGAGAATTTGCAATCAAGTCAAAACCGTTTGACATTGGATCGCAATGATGGTTTTAATAGTGCTGTGGCAAATGAAAGAGATTTGGGTGTGTTTTTCTATTGGGCTCCTAGCGAAATTAGAGAACGTTTTGACATGCTTGTAAAGGATGGATATAAAGGTTCGGGGGATTATGGTGCATTTGCTTTTGGGGTTTACAACGGTCAGACTTCAAATAAATCTGAAGGAAATAGGAATTTGCACGTAGTAACACGATTTACGTATCCATTTGTAATAGGTGACCAAATAATAGAACCCGGAATCCAGGCTTATACCGGTAAATGGGCTTTTACCAGTGAAATATCCCCGGGAGTAATCACTGATTTCAGTAATCCAAAATACGTAACCGATGAAAGAATTGGTGCTTCTTTTGTTTTATATCCAAAACCATTCGGAATCCAAACCGAATATAATTTTGGAAAAGGGCCACGGTATAATAAAAACGATAATACCATTGAAGTTACCGATTTGAATGGAGGTTATATCACTCTGAATTACAAATGGGATGTGAATTTAGCCAAGCATCATTTATTGTATCCTTTTGCTAAGTTTCAATATTATGACGGTGGAAAAAAATTCGAAAAAGATGCTCGAAGTTACGTGGTTAGAGATTACGAATTAGGCGTAGAGTGGCAACCTTTTAAAGCATTCGAATTTACTGCCGAATGGGTAATTGCCGACCGAACATTTGAAGACAGTGTGCTTCCGGATAATAGACAACAAGGAAATTTGTTGAGGTTGCAGGCACAGTTCAATTTCTAA
- a CDS encoding RrF2 family transcriptional regulator, producing the protein MLSKKTKYGIKALTFLARQKDNTPVQIAEIAKNEHISIKFLESILLLLRNSGFLGAKKGKGGGYYLIKDPKDINMAKVYRILEGPIALLPCASHNFYEKCDDCDDETTCAARRLMTEVRDNTLKVLESNTLADIAF; encoded by the coding sequence ATGCTTTCAAAGAAAACAAAATACGGAATAAAAGCACTTACCTTTTTGGCTCGTCAAAAAGATAATACACCTGTTCAAATTGCTGAAATTGCTAAAAATGAACATATTTCGATCAAGTTTTTGGAAAGTATTTTGTTATTGCTCAGAAACTCAGGGTTTTTGGGTGCCAAAAAAGGAAAAGGCGGTGGTTATTATTTGATAAAAGACCCAAAAGACATCAATATGGCCAAAGTTTATCGCATCCTCGAGGGGCCAATCGCTTTGCTGCCGTGTGCGAGTCATAATTTTTATGAAAAATGTGATGATTGTGATGACGAAACTACCTGTGCCGCAAGACGCTTAATGACTGAGGTCAGAGATAATACACTCAAAGTTTTGGAAAGTAACACTCTTGCTGATATTGCTTTTTAA
- a CDS encoding GIY-YIG nuclease family protein, which produces MAHGKTIKIFLIDGDSNGRMSCELSNWTGKAYKIPRIKIKDCSDRYDLNNTGIYLLFGKDDENDDLVYIGEAESVFNRLKQHLSGKEFWNEAIVFISKDDNLNKAHIKYLENRLHDIAVSAKRYKVENSITPTQSSISESDRAEMEEFIGYVKILVNTLGHKVFDEKRVFKTKQKQDFFFIKAVRGADGQGEPTSDGFLVFKGSKAAHVTTNSLSSNLVNNRQKLIDAKILVDKQDYYEFTEDYIFSSPSTAAAIVMGRSANGQTEWKLKEGKTLKDFEMNP; this is translated from the coding sequence ATGGCACACGGAAAGACTATAAAAATTTTTTTAATTGATGGAGATTCAAATGGTCGAATGAGTTGTGAACTTTCTAATTGGACTGGGAAAGCTTATAAAATTCCTCGAATTAAAATTAAAGACTGTTCGGATAGGTATGATTTGAATAATACTGGTATTTATTTGCTTTTTGGTAAAGACGATGAGAATGACGATTTGGTTTATATTGGAGAAGCAGAATCTGTTTTTAATAGGTTAAAGCAGCATCTAAGTGGAAAAGAATTTTGGAATGAAGCAATTGTTTTTATTTCTAAAGATGATAATCTAAATAAGGCTCACATTAAATATCTAGAAAACCGATTACATGATATCGCTGTAAGCGCTAAAAGATATAAAGTTGAAAATTCAATAACTCCTACACAATCTTCAATTTCAGAATCTGATAGGGCTGAAATGGAAGAGTTTATAGGTTACGTGAAAATATTAGTGAATACTTTGGGGCATAAAGTATTTGATGAAAAAAGAGTATTTAAGACAAAGCAAAAGCAAGATTTTTTCTTTATAAAAGCTGTAAGAGGTGCGGATGGACAAGGAGAACCAACGTCAGATGGTTTTTTAGTGTTTAAGGGTTCAAAAGCAGCACATGTAACAACTAATTCTTTGAGTTCAAATCTTGTGAATAATAGACAAAAGCTTATTGATGCTAAAATTCTAGTTGATAAACAGGATTATTATGAATTTACAGAAGATTATATATTTAGTAGCCCATCTACAGCAGCTGCTATCGTGATGGGTAGAAGTGCTAATGGACAAACGGAATGGAAGCTTAAAGAAGGTAAAACACTAAAAGATTTTGAAATGAATCCATAA
- a CDS encoding trans-sulfuration enzyme family protein — MSEQECGFETQAIRSQIERTQYLEHSVPLYITSSFVFEDAEDMRASFADEKDRNIYSRYSNPNTNEFIEKICKMEGAEAGFAFASGMAAIYSTFAALLKSGDHIVSAGSVFGATHSLFMNYFPKWGIETSYFDLNKPETIESFIKPNTKILFAESPTNPAVDIIDLELLGAIAKKHNLILIIDNCFATPYIQQPIKWGAHLVVHSATKLIDGQGRVLGGITVGNEDLIKDIYLFSRLTGPSLSPFNAWVLSKSLETLAIRVERHCENALKVAEFLENHPNVNSVKYPFLKSHPQYEIAKKQMKLGGNIVAFEIKGGIEAGRAFLDKIKLCSLSPNLGDTRTIVTHPASTTHSKLTVEERLAVSITDGLVRVSVGIETVEDVIADLNQALS, encoded by the coding sequence ATGAGCGAACAAGAATGTGGTTTTGAAACCCAAGCCATCCGTAGTCAAATCGAGAGAACACAATATTTGGAGCATTCAGTGCCCTTGTACATAACATCGAGTTTTGTTTTTGAAGATGCCGAAGATATGCGCGCTTCTTTTGCTGACGAAAAAGACAGAAATATTTACAGCCGATACAGCAATCCAAACACCAACGAATTTATAGAAAAGATTTGCAAAATGGAAGGTGCCGAGGCAGGTTTTGCATTTGCATCGGGTATGGCGGCGATTTATTCTACTTTTGCGGCCTTGCTAAAATCAGGGGATCATATCGTTTCTGCAGGCAGTGTTTTTGGGGCGACTCATTCTTTGTTTATGAATTATTTTCCGAAGTGGGGTATCGAAACTTCTTATTTCGATCTTAACAAACCAGAAACGATTGAGAGTTTTATAAAACCAAATACGAAGATACTTTTTGCGGAATCGCCAACAAATCCAGCTGTTGATATTATTGATTTGGAATTGTTGGGAGCTATCGCCAAAAAACACAATCTGATTTTGATTATCGACAACTGTTTTGCGACTCCGTACATTCAGCAACCGATAAAATGGGGGGCGCATTTGGTAGTGCATTCTGCAACCAAATTGATTGACGGACAAGGAAGAGTGTTGGGAGGAATCACCGTTGGAAATGAAGATTTGATAAAAGATATTTACTTGTTTTCTAGACTTACAGGGCCTTCATTATCACCATTTAATGCTTGGGTATTATCGAAAAGTTTGGAGACTTTGGCAATCCGTGTCGAGAGACATTGCGAAAATGCATTGAAAGTTGCTGAATTTTTAGAAAATCATCCAAATGTAAACAGCGTGAAATATCCGTTCCTGAAATCGCATCCGCAATATGAAATTGCTAAAAAGCAAATGAAATTAGGAGGAAATATTGTTGCTTTTGAAATCAAGGGCGGAATCGAAGCGGGAAGAGCATTTTTGGATAAAATAAAATTATGTTCGCTTTCGCCAAATTTGGGTGATACAAGAACGATTGTAACACATCCAGCATCAACAACACACAGTAAATTGACTGTTGAAGAACGTTTGGCAGTAAGCATTACTGATGGTTTGGTGCGTGTTTCGGTAGGAATAGAAACTGTTGAAGATGTAATTGCCGATTTGAATCAAGCACTTTCTTAA
- a CDS encoding OsmC family protein, translating into MKITLDRVNENFHFELKNERGHIVNVDARPDFGGNDMGPSPMELVLMGVAGCSGIDMISILKKQRQEITSFKAEVEGERVQVGEAKPFKNIYVVFSLEGNIKEDKAAKAAQLSFDKYCSVSKTVEPTATIHYKVVLNGVELAKI; encoded by the coding sequence ATGAAAATAACATTAGACAGAGTAAACGAAAATTTCCATTTTGAATTAAAAAACGAACGTGGACATATAGTAAATGTAGATGCGCGTCCAGATTTTGGAGGAAATGATATGGGGCCAAGCCCTATGGAATTGGTATTGATGGGAGTAGCAGGTTGCAGCGGAATCGACATGATTTCGATTTTAAAGAAACAGCGCCAGGAAATCACCTCTTTCAAAGCAGAGGTTGAAGGTGAACGCGTGCAAGTGGGCGAGGCAAAACCATTCAAAAATATTTATGTGGTTTTTTCTCTAGAAGGAAACATCAAGGAAGACAAAGCGGCAAAAGCAGCGCAATTATCATTTGATAAATATTGCTCGGTTTCCAAAACGGTAGAGCCAACAGCAACGATACATTATAAAGTAGTTTTGAATGGAGTAGAATTAGCCAAAATCTAA